In Dromiciops gliroides isolate mDroGli1 chromosome 5, mDroGli1.pri, whole genome shotgun sequence, the following are encoded in one genomic region:
- the LOC122729569 gene encoding biogenesis of lysosome-related organelles complex 1 subunit 2-like: MFFKMATYLTGELTATSEDYKLLENMNKLTSLKYLEMKDIAVNISRNLKDLNQKYAALQRYLDQITLIEEQVAALEQAAYKLDAYSKKLETKYKKLERR, from the coding sequence ATGTTCTTCAAAATGGCCACGTACCTGACAGGCGAGCTGACGGCTACCAGTGAAGACTATAAACTTCTGGAAAATATGAACAAACTGACTAGCTTGAAGTACCTAGAAATGAAAGATATTGCAGTAAACATAAGTAGAAACCTAAAGGACTTAAACCAGAAATATGCAGCACTTCAGCGTTATCTGGATCAAATCACTTTAATTGAGGAGCAAGTAGCAGCTCTTGAGCAGGCAGCCTACAAGTTGGATGCATATTCAaagaaactagaaacaaagtacaaGAAGTTAGAGAGGCGATGA